The stretch of DNA CGTGCCCAGTGCTGAAAGCTCCCACACAAGTTGGGGGTCTGGGGAAGGGGATTTCTAGAAAGCCTTACCCTTGCATAATATTTCTGCAAGGAGGCTGgctcgaacccaggacctccagGTCACACAATATTCTACCATTGTGCCAGGCCAGCCCTTCCAAGGGGCGAAATAACTGACAAAGAAAAATCTTAATGCATAGCAACTTTATCTCCTTTCTTGACTTTcctgttttctaacttcatctcATTGCTTATTTTACTTTTTCTTGTGAACATGGTGTTTAAACTTGAACATTTGTACAGTGCTACATGAAATTGGTGTCACCTCTCTAGAATTATGTGAAACTCATAGGTGGACATTCTAACACATGGAGTACACTAACAAAGTTTTTGCAGCACTTGATGTTCTTCATGTCATTGATGTTAAAATAAAGCAGTTCAAGGTTGCTACAACCCTTTTGTGAAACACATAGCAGGATAATACGTCGATGTGTGCTGCTGCATGGTCTAATCTTCATGCCAGACAGTAAACTAGGCACATGACTTCTCTCCCCAATTTGCAGTGAATGAGTAGTAAACTTTTAATTCTACAAGACATCAGGACAAGTGTCAAGTTGGGTGTACCTTTCCGGAAGCAATACCCAAAGTGAAGTCGCTGAATATTTGGACATCTGGTCGGGATGGGTACTTGAACCTTACATGGTTGAACTCTATGGTGCCATCAACTTTTTCTAGCTTTATACCTTCATCACTGGTCGAGTCAATTTTGGGCTTCCTGTCTATGAATGCTAGTATGGATGTCGCAGATTCTCGACCTTTTGTTGAGTCTGATGCCATGTCACTTGTTTGGGAAATTCCAAAAGCGGTGAAAACCAAGGCAAAGTAAACCTGCCAGTACCAGATCGATTTATCAAGTCACTGAATAAAATGACCTCACATACCAACCGTGTATATCTTACTCTGAAAACATTTTGAAAGGTTGATTTGCCGTCATGTACAAACTGTGCACCAACATAGAAACAAAGAGCATATGTGAGATACAACATTAAATTTGAGGAACTGAAACCAACACCTCCGACCATTCCACTTCTAATTCCCTGTTTCATTGAAGCCTGGCATTTTTGGCTGTATAGGGTAATCACTCTCTTCTCTGCACCAAAAGATGCTACAGTTCGAATACTACCAATTGCTTCAGCCACAACTTGACTTGCATCTTCATACATCACCTGTAACAATCATTAGTTGGGAAAGATTATTTTATAACTCATACTTCTAACTACCACTTTCTGTTGATGCTAAGCTTCGAATATGTGACTAGTAATAGGAGATTTCATGTTGTTTGGAAAAGTGGACACCTTTATCTAATGTGAAAAGCATCAAGCATTGTTTCCTTTTCTTTAATAAATAAAACATTTATGTTCATAACGTGGTTTTATCTGATTTCACCTTAGCATCTTCACCGAACCCTTTCAGAAACCTCAATTGGATATAATTCTGCAAACCCAGAAAAGGAATGACACCTATGATACTCAGTGTAAGCTTCCAGTCCGAAGCAAATGCTATGCCAAAGCCACAAATAAGTGTTACTGTACACTGCACTAGCACGGCCAAGTTATCTCCTACAAGGCGTCGGATGTTCAAAGCATCAATAAACAACCTTGCACCAAGTGCGCCACTGTAAAAGTTAGAAGCAAAACTTAATATCCCCGATGTTAGAGAAGACATAAACTTGTTAGGAGAAAAAGGAGAGTATGAAACCTGGAATTCGAAGGATCATCAAACCAAGCAACCTCTTGATGAATGATGCTTTGGAAAGACAAAGCACGGACACGTTCTATAAGTTTCCCACCGGCTACTCCAAATAAGTAAAATTCCAATTGGATTGAAACCAGGGAAATGATTGCCATCAGAAGGCACATCAATGCCCAAAATGTTGAATCTTTTCGAAGTTGGTGTGCTGGATAGTAGAATGTTCTTATACCACCAGACATCATAATACTGAATGATGGGAAAAGAAGTCCATGCACAGTGGCAGCTATGATAGCTAACAGGAGAATTGGTGCTTCTGGCCTGCTAAGATTAAAAAGGCGTCCAATTGGTGCTTTCTTTCGAGCCTCACTATCACCAATTTCCAGGTGTTCCTCTCTGCTAGCAACATGCCTGAACAAATCATCCGATCTAGACAGTCCAACGGATTTACTGGAGTGTTGTCTTCTATTCCTGGGAGAATCCCTGATAGACTGTTCCAAAGATAAACTTGTACTTTTGAATCTTGAACCTGCCACATATGGCATCTCAGGTGTTTCTTCAGTATTGGCCTGTTGTAGCCGAATAAGATGAGAGTAAGCTCCATCAGGATCCTTTATCAGGTCATCATGGACACCTGCATGAAATAAATtgtgaaggaaaagaatggactAGGTTCCAGGAAGAAGAAAACCATATATTGGGTGTGGAAGTATCTCTTACCTCGTTCAGCTACCTTTCCTTGATGAACCACTGCTATGCAATCTGCATTTCTGACTGTACTCAGCCGATGAGCAACAATGAGTGTAGTTATCCCTACCATGATCCGATTTAATGCTTCTTGAACTACCCGCTCAGACTCCATATCCAAAGCACTAGTAGCTTCATCCAACAGAAGGACTCTTGGATTTTTAAGGATCGCTCTTGCAATGGCAATCCTTTGTTTCTGCCCTCCAGAAAGTTGAGCGCCATTCTGACCAACCATTGTCTCATACGCCTGTATCATGTGGAAATCAGATAAGCATTAGTTACAGCGAACTTGATTAAGGTACTTTGTAACTAACTATTTTTTTATGTAAGTACATTAGGCAACTTTTCGATGAAATTTGTTGCATTTGCAAGCTCAGCTGCTCTCTTGATCTCTTCAAGCGTAGCATCCTCTTTACCATAGGTTATGTTATCTTTGATGGAGGTCATAAAAAGCAATGGTTCTTGGCTAACAAGACTGATCATTCCTCTTATCCACTGGAGTTTCatactcttgatgttgattccatcTATCAGCACATTGCCAGCTTGTGGGTCGTAGAATCTCTCCACCAGACTAATTATTGTTGATTTACCACTTCCACTCTCTCCAACTATAGCCATTGTAGTACCACTAGGTACATGTAGAGACAACCCATTAAGTATCAACTGCTCAGGCCTTGCAGGATATCTAAAGAACACATTGTTGAGTTCAACATCGCCCCTGATATCGTCCAATACTATTCCAGAAGTGTCGGTGATGTCAATCTTTGGTTCTTTGTTCATTATCTCAAACAACCTATATGCTGCAGATTGCCCTTCTGCAATAGCAGAAATTGAGGGCGATGCGGTACCTATAGCCCTGTTACAAATTAAGGCCTGTGTTAGTATTTACTATAGATTCAATCCTAGCATATACTATTGGTTATcctcattattttcatattttgAAATAGATTCTAGTTGTGCATGTTATTTGACTGACAAAAATGTTAGGCCCTCGCTCCCGGGCTACCACGAGGTGGTCGCGCAAGCGTGGAACTCTACGCCCCACGAGCCAGACCCATTCCGTCGCATCTTCACGAGGCTTCGGGCCACTGCCAAGAGTCTGCAACGATGGAGCTCCAAGACGGTGGGGAACGTCTCGCTGCAGCTGTCCATTGCCCGTGAGCTGATTGCGCGCTTCGACGCGGCGCAAGATGGGAGAGCGCTCTCTCCATCCGAGGCCTGGCTCCGACGCCGGCTCAAAGCCGCCTACCTAGGGCTGGCTTCCCTGGAGCGATCCCTGGCGCGGTAGCGTACGAGACTAAGCTTCCTCAACGCGGGCGACTCTGGCCCTGCCTTCTTCCGGCTCCATGTCGCCCAACGTGCCCGCAAGAACCACATCTTTCAGCTTCATGACGGTGACGACCACCTCCATGGCCATGCGGCGATCGCTCATGCAGCATTTGACCACTTCACGGCGATCCTCGGCACCGGCGTCGAGCGTACTTCATCCATCGACCTGGACGCCCTAGACCCGCGCTCCTTCGAGCTGCTGGACCTCGAGCTCCCCTTCACCGAGGACGAGATATGGGAGGCCGTTCGGCGGCTCCCAAAGGGACGGGCGCCCGGCCCGGATGGCTTCACGTTGGAGTTCCTCTGTGCCTCTTGGGCAACCATCAAAGACGACTTCGTGGCGGCTTTCGACAAGTTATACCACCTCAATGGCCATGGGTTCCAGCGGCTAAACGAGGCACTACTCATCCTCCTACCCAAGAAGCAAGATGCCGCATCCCTCTCGGACTATCGGCCGATTAGTCTGATTCACATCGTTGCCAAGCTCTTCGCTAAGGTGCTCTCGCTCCGCCTCGCGCCACGCCTCAATGACATGATCTCCGCCAACCAAAGCGCCTTCATCGCCGGCCGATGTATACACGACAACTTCCTGCTCGTGCAGCAAACAGCGAGGCAGCTCCACAACCTGAAGAACCTGCGAGTCATGCTCAAGCTCGATATCGCACGTGCCTTCGACTCCGtgtcctgggctttcctgctggAGACTCTACGCCACCTCGGATTTGGTTGCCGATGGTGTGAGTGGATATGCATTCTTCTGGGTACGGCCAGCACACGTGTCCTCACCAACGGCGTCCCCGGTCCACCCATCCAGCACCGTCGCGGACTGCGGCAGGGGGATCCCGTGTCCCCCATGCTCTTCCTCACGGTCATCGACACCCTCAACAACCTCGTATGCCGTGCGGCCAGCGAGGGGGTGCTGCAACGCCTGACTGCGCGCCACATGTCGTCAAGCGTCTCCATCTACGCCGATGACGTCATTGTCTTCTGCCGACCGGACGGGCACGATCTTGCTGCCGTCCGCGAGCTGCTACGGGTATTTGGGGCGGCTTCGGGATTGCACACCAACTATGCCAAATGTGCGGCCTCCCCCATCCAGTGCACGGACGCGGACCGGGCCATGATCACCACGAACCTCGCCTGCCCGCTGCAAGACTTCCCCACCACCTATCTCGGGCTGCCGCTATCGGTCCGTAAAGTCAGCTCCACCGCTCTATAGCCCATCATCGACAAGCTGGAGCGCCGACTCTCTCCGTGGTGGGCATCCCTCATGTCGAGGGGCGACCGGCTCGCCCTGTGCCGTCATGTTCTCTCGGCCATGCCAACACACATCATGATTGCGATGGCCGTCAACCCGCCCATCCTCAAGCGCATCAACCGCTTGATACGCAACTTCCTCTGGTACGGCCGGAAGGACGCGAGCGGTGGCCACTGCAAGGTCAACTGGCGCCGGGTATGTAGACCCATCTCCCTCGGCGGCCTCGGGATCCCAGACCTCCAGCGCGCCGGCATCTCGCTGCGCGCCCGGTGGCTGTGGCAGCAAAGATCCGACGCCTCGCGGCCGTGGCAGCACCTGCACATCCCCCACTGCCCGGAGGTCCGGGCCATCTTCAGGGCTTCAACCTCTTGGTGCGTTGGCAGTGGCGAGTCATGTCTATTCTGGGAAGACTACTGGTTGGACGGGAAAAGCATCTCCGAGATTGCGCCGTTGGTTTACTGCAGGGTGGCCAAACGCCGGCGCAAGTCACGCACGGTTCGAGAGGGCCTGTTCAACCAGGCGTGGATCGGCGACATTCAAGGCGCCATGGGCGCGGCCATGACCGTCCAGTATGTCACGCTCGGGCGGCGCCTCAGGCACTTCAACCTGACTGACGAGGAGGACCGACTGTCGTGGCGATGGACTGAATCAGGGATCTACTCTGCCCGCTCCTGCTATCAGGCTCTTTTCGCCGGCTCCATCACCGACCCGCATTGGCGTATCACGTGGAGACCATGGGCTCCGCTTCGCATCAAATTCTTCGTATGGCTTGCTCTTCTGGGTAGGTGCTGGACTGCCGATCGCCTGGCACGGCATGGCCTTCCCCACGAGCCTCGCTGCCTACTATGCGatcaagaaccggaaaccatgcAACATATCCTGACGGGCTGCTCCTTCTCCCGCCAAACCTGGCATGAGGTGCTCTCGTGGTGCCGTTTCACCACCGCGATCCCTGCACCAGACGACGAGTTCGCCAGCTGGCTATCCACGGCCATCTCCACAAAAAAAAGTTTGATTCAGAGGGAGAAGAAGCGGCAAAAATTAGAACAGAAATATCATTTGATTCGTCAATCTTTAAAAAAAAGATAAGAAGCAAAGTTTCTCCCTTGAGTTTGAGTGAAAAAACGAAAATGCGAGAAAAATTGCAATCCCTACCCACCTCGGCTACTCTTCGCCGCGGCCTCGCCTCCATTGCCGTCCTTACCGCTTGGCACCTCTGGAAACACCGGAACGGGTGCCTATTCGACGGCGACCAGCCTGCTGTGGGACGCGTAGTGCACATGATCCAGGAGGAGGCGCGGCTATGGGCGCGCGCCGGTGCCAAGGGCATGGCCCTCATCCTGCCAGAGACGTAGGCTCTGTCTGATCGGGCAGCACACCCCGTCGTCTGTGTGCCAAGGCTATCGATGCTGGCCATCCTTGCGCACGAGCTAACTAGCCCACCATTCATCTTGTAAGACCCACATGTATCGCTACTCTACCTATCAATGCAATGATACGCAAAGCTTTTGCGTATTCGCGAAAAAAAAATGTTAGGCCCATCACTTCGCTACCAATAGTAATATCAACTATGTAAACTATATTCATAGCAGTGATGGGGTAATTTAGAAATAGTTTCTAGTAAATTTTCCAGATTTAGATTTTTTTTATGCTTTTAATAAATAAATGTAGCATTCTTGTTTTTAGGTTAAGAAGAGTTTGGAGTTTTATTTGTGCAAGACTAAGTGCTACTTTACTCTGACATCTCATATTATCATTGACAACACTATATGATAGAAAATTGGAAGCTCACATTG from Triticum urartu cultivar G1812 chromosome 3, Tu2.1, whole genome shotgun sequence encodes:
- the LOC125544465 gene encoding ABC transporter B family member 9-like isoform X2 — translated: MDDEAMRGRGEDAEKGERERKTEGARKVPFFSMFRYASRADMALMAVGTVAAMVNGMGDPLMTVVFAAVIDCFGAGDNVLQRVSKVVMYYIYLGIGTALASFLQVSCWTMTGERQSIRIRSLYLEAVLKQDVSFFDVEMTTGEAISRMSADTVLVQDALGEKVGKYAQLLTTFVGCFIIGFVRGWMLALVMLACIPPNILSFAIMSRLRSQISARRQASYADAGNVVEQTIGAIRTAYETMVGQNGAQLSGGQKQRIAIARAILKNPRVLLLDEATSALDMESERVVQEALNRIMVGITTLIVAHRLSTVRNADCIAVVHQGKVAERGVHDDLIKDPDGAYSHLIRLQQANTEETPEMPYVAGSRFKSTSLSLEQSIRDSPRNRRQHSSKSVGLSRSDDLFRHVASREEHLEIGDSEARKKAPIGRLFNLSRPEAPILLLAIIAATVHGLLFPSFSIMMSGGIRTFYYPAHQLRKDSTFWALMCLLMAIISLVSIQLEFYLFGVAGGKLIERVRALSFQSIIHQEVAWFDDPSNSSGALGARLFIDALNIRRLVGDNLAVLVQCTVTLICGFGIAFASDWKLTLSIIGVIPFLGLQNYIQLRFLKGFGEDAKVMYEDASQVVAEAIGSIRTVASFGAEKRVITLYSQKCQASMKQGIRSGMVGGVGFSSSNLMLYLTYALCFYVGAQFVHDGKSTFQNVFRVYFALVFTAFGISQTSDMASDSTKGRESATSILAFIDRKPKIDSTSDEGIKLEKVDGTIEFNHVRFKYPSRPDVQIFSDFTLGIASGKTTALVGESGSGKSTVIALLERFYDPDSGTISLDGTELRKLTLSWLRDQMGLVSQEPVLFNDTIRANIAYGKRGEATEEEIITVAKAANAHEFISSLPQGYNTNVGERGTQLSGGQKQRVAIARAILKDPRILLLDEATSALDAELEHIVQDTLDQVMVSRTTIVVAHCLSTIKGADMIAVIKDGSVAEKGKHESLMGIKGGVYASLVELHSKAA
- the LOC125544465 gene encoding ABC transporter B family member 11-like isoform X1; the encoded protein is MDDEAMRGRGEDAEKGERERKTEGARKVPFFSMFRYASRADMALMAVGTVAAMVNGMGDPLMTVVFAAVIDCFGAGDNVLQRVSKVVMYYIYLGIGTALASFLQVSCWTMTGERQSIRIRSLYLEAVLKQDVSFFDVEMTTGEAISRMSADTVLVQDALGEKVGKYAQLLTTFVGCFIIGFVRGWMLALVMLACIPPNILSFAIMSRLRSQISARRQASYADAGNVVEQTIGAIRTVISFNGEKKAIALYNTLTKRAYKATVLEGIATGLGTGGIFSVFFCGYSLAFWYGAKLIINEGYTGGQVVNIVLAMLTGSMAIGTASPSISAIAEGQSAAYRLFEIMNKEPKIDITDTSGIVLDDIRGDVELNNVFFRYPARPEQLILNGLSLHVPSGTTMAIVGESGSGKSTIISLVERFYDPQAGNVLIDGINIKSMKLQWIRGMISLVSQEPLLFMTSIKDNITYGKEDATLEEIKRAAELANATNFIEKLPNAYETMVGQNGAQLSGGQKQRIAIARAILKNPRVLLLDEATSALDMESERVVQEALNRIMVGITTLIVAHRLSTVRNADCIAVVHQGKVAERGVHDDLIKDPDGAYSHLIRLQQANTEETPEMPYVAGSRFKSTSLSLEQSIRDSPRNRRQHSSKSVGLSRSDDLFRHVASREEHLEIGDSEARKKAPIGRLFNLSRPEAPILLLAIIAATVHGLLFPSFSIMMSGGIRTFYYPAHQLRKDSTFWALMCLLMAIISLVSIQLEFYLFGVAGGKLIERVRALSFQSIIHQEVAWFDDPSNSSGALGARLFIDALNIRRLVGDNLAVLVQCTVTLICGFGIAFASDWKLTLSIIGVIPFLGLQNYIQLRFLKGFGEDAKVMYEDASQVVAEAIGSIRTVASFGAEKRVITLYSQKCQASMKQGIRSGMVGGVGFSSSNLMLYLTYALCFYVGAQFVHDGKSTFQNVFRVYFALVFTAFGISQTSDMASDSTKGRESATSILAFIDRKPKIDSTSDEGIKLEKVDGTIEFNHVRFKYPSRPDVQIFSDFTLGIASGKTTALVGESGSGKSTVIALLERFYDPDSGTISLDGTELRKLTLSWLRDQMGLVSQEPVLFNDTIRANIAYGKRGEATEEEIITVAKAANAHEFISSLPQGYNTNVGERGTQLSGGQKQRVAIARAILKDPRILLLDEATSALDAELEHIVQDTLDQVMVSRTTIVVAHCLSTIKGADMIAVIKDGSVAEKGKHESLMGIKGGVYASLVELHSKAA